One stretch of Lucilia cuprina isolate Lc7/37 chromosome 6, ASM2204524v1, whole genome shotgun sequence DNA includes these proteins:
- the LOC111676950 gene encoding rhythmically expressed gene 5 protein produces the protein MSYLYSTFAQLVSVHCKATTASSNIPVNQCKRDLLSYGYEKLQTFNDAQLDAFDPYQRGASQLIWTSIMRDHPSSTLVTTRKPLPTPPATSIVIMTHQQPQTGNTKTKFIDTTTSANHYPKNPMFESSEHKHQYAMDMDIAYGQPSMAHNPQIDVFDVNAHKTYLTGPSVVRVKPDGSPVEEDKHRAPVKDDDLEAYTSAVSYGRNEDIKVNTNANNQQQKHRKIATINALKQQYLANLARQQQELLPPYEDARRRRRRHQPIVYRYGGIRV, from the exons ATGTCTTATTTGTACTCCACCTTTGCCCAATTAGTGAGTGTACATTGTAAAGCAACCACGGCTAGCTCTAACATACCAGTTAATCAATGTAAACGTGATCTATTGAGTTATGGTTATGAAAAATTACAAACCTTTAACGATGCTCAGTTGGATGCCTTTGATCCCTATCAAAGGGGTGCTAGTCAATTAA TCTGGACCTCCATCATGAGAGATCATCCCAGTTCGACTTTGGTTACCACACGCAAACCCTTACCAACTCCTCCAGCCACCTCTATAGTCATCATGACACACCAGCAACCACAAACCGGTAACACCAAAACGAAATTTATCGATACCACAACATCGGCCAATCATTATCCCAAAAATCCCATGTTTGAAAGCAGTGAACATAAACATCAATATGCCATGGATATGGATATAGCATATGGTCAACCCAGTATGGCTCATAATCCACAGATTGATGTTTTCGATGTGAATGCCCATAAAACCTATTTGACTGGACCCTCGGTGGTGCGTGTTAAGCCTGATGGTTCACCTGTCGAAGAAGATAAACATAGAGCACCAGTTAAAGATGATGATTTGGAGGCATATACCAGTGCTGTGTCTTATGGCCGTAACGAAGATATTAAAGTCAATACAAATGCCAATAATCAACAGCAGAAGCACCGTAAAATTGCCACCATTAATGCTTTGAAACAACAATATTTGGCCAACTTAGCCAGACAACAACAGGAATTGCTGCCACCTTACGAGGATGCCAGACGTCGTCGTCGCCGTCATCAACCTATAGTCTATCGTTATGGCGGTATTCGTgtgtaa
- the LOC111676962 gene encoding uncharacterized protein LOC111676962, whose amino-acid sequence MDLNEKVEELVRITAALKNEVNELKGKDVYMHLDELEEEKEALKHDILDLKNSLMQQNEKILSLIRKQNDKLVETIEADKLAPQLVFSKKISQYSKLFPIKTLEELDALEALINDNNVNELIAVVHQLLAPRGIVKNLASVMSMECIVECNLDGLHNKRRLLNSQKFMDLLFQAANFEGYNHKTFLEQVRRGLKMAKNRHNQNLSRNRHMERQRLEQQSATDSLEGEEIIPEGFIKTEEIFFE is encoded by the exons atggatttaaatgaaaaagttgaAGAATTGGTAAGAATAACGGCTGCCTTGAAAAATGAAGTCAACGAATTGAAGGGTAAAGATGTTTACATGCATTTAGACGAATTGGAAGAGGAGAAGGAGGCGTTAAAACATGATATACtagatttaaaaa ATTCTTTAATGCAGCAAAATGAAAAGATTTTATCgttaataagaaaacaaaatgacaaactaGTAGAGACCATAGAGGCGGACAAGTTGGCACCTCAACTGGTGTTTAGTAAGAAAATATCACAATATTCTAAATTATTTCCCATTAAAACCCTAGAGGAATTGGATGCTTTGGAGGCCTTAATTAATGATAATAATGTAAACGAATTG atAGCAGTGGTCCACCAACTATTGGCTCCCCGTGGTATTGTTAAAAATCTTGCATCGGTTATGTCTATGGAATGTATTGTGGAATGTAATCTTGATGGTCTTCATAATAAGAGACGTTTATTAAATAGTCAGAAATTTATGGATTTACTGTTTC aagctGCTAATTTTGAGGGTTACAATCATAAAACGTTTTTAGAGCAAGTGCGTCGTGGTCTTAAAATGGCCAAAAATCGTCATAATCAAAATTTATCACGTAATCGTCATATGGAGCGTCAAAGACTGGAGCAACAAAGTGCCACCGACTCACTGGAGGGAGAAGAGATAATACCCGAAGGTTTTATAAAAACAGAAGAAATATTCTttgaatga
- the LOC111676959 gene encoding uncharacterized protein LOC111676959 — translation MSSVNERIEKLKRETRDLRKEVKDLKETLQQQNELIISLLSKQTGILNETIEAEHPLPHVFYGKQISEYSRRFPLENMKDLEKFEAEINDENENHIITIVQALIAPKGLTKSISNVLSENLIMEINVDGYHNKKRLLNFPKTIDIIFMASRNDNEDYNNQMFLNELRRSLRMVKNRIHKNNCQARQKLREQQEQAQMQETVEQFIIKTEEADFD, via the exons atgtCTAGTGTAAATGaaagaattgaaaaattaaaaagagaaacTAGAGATTTACGTAAAGAAGTTAAAGATTTAAAag AGACCTTACAGCAGCAAAATGAATTGATAATAAGTTTATTATCGAAACAAACGGGTATATTAAATGAAACTATAGAGGCAGAGCATCCATTACCTCATGTCTTCTATGGCAAGCAAATATCAGAGTATTCGCGACGATTTCCTTTGGAAAATATGAAAGATTTGGAAAAATTTGAGGCAGAGATTAACgatgaaaatgaaaatcatatt ATCACTATAGTACAGGCTTTGATAGCACCCAAAGGCCTTACGAAAAGTATATCTAATGTTTTGTCCGAAAATCTCATAATGGAAATTAATGTAGACGGTTATCATAataaaaaacgattattaaatttTCCCAAAACTATTGATATTATATTTA TGGCCAGTCGCAATGATAATGAAGACTACAATaaccaaatgtttttaaatgaattaagaCGTTCTCTGCGCATGGTCAAGAATcgtatacataaaaataattgtcaGGCTAGACAGAAACTGCGGGAACAGCAGGAACAAGCCCAAATGCAAGAAACTGTagaacaatttattattaaaactgaaGAAGCTGATTTTGATTAG
- the LOC111676957 gene encoding uncharacterized protein LOC111676957 — MKFAAIFGVLVAFIAFLGCFTTTSASRDARPVQPRFNAPPPKPQRPIIYDTPIRRPGPKTMYA, encoded by the coding sequence ATGAAATTTGCTGCTATTTTTGGAGTTCTAGTGGCTTTTATCGCCTTCCTAGGTTGTTTTACAACTACCAGCGCTTCTCGTGATGCCCGCCCTGTACAGCCCAGATTTAATGCACCACCACCAAAACCACAACGTCCTATTATCTATGATACACCTATTAGAAGACCAGGTCCAAAAACTATGTATGCTTAA
- the LOC111676951 gene encoding origin recognition complex subunit 4: MPDHSEEILKIRRFLKERLQKDYTTFRGHENERENVRQLLQRTAEMGESNSLLLIGPRGSGKTTLINAALADLMKNKDFVANTLIVHLDGNLHTDDRLALKSATVQMQLENATDGKVFGSFAENLAFLLACLKAGNRRSKSVVFILEEFDLFCAHHNQTLLYNLFDVSQSAQAPICVLGVTCRLDVIELLEKRVKSRFSHRQVFIFPNSESFEGYLKLFGDLLTIPSDKELKEHAERVETLKKINSQELTFHRNHFQPGKYKFNKKISDAWNKYIQSLLKNSTVNKSLQAIFDFDVSESLLKTFIFRLVAQIQPQANIEAQITPEQIAQLTASYESDDKVELLCGLSVLELCLIIAIKHHSEIYDRDPFNFEIIFSRFTKFAKVSSTMQGVERSVVLKAFEHLRNVELLLPLMSTSCKVQKEFEMHKLALTYTQINQAVQRYQALPTEVHQWSQSSLI; the protein is encoded by the exons ATGCCTGATCACAgtgaagaaatattaaaaatacgtaGATTTCTTAAAGAACGTTTGCAAAAAGACTACACCACCTTTCGGGGACACGAAAATGAACGAGAAAATGTTAGACAATTATTGCAGCGCACAGCCGAAATGGGAGAATCGAATTCCTTGCTATTAATAGGACCCAGAGGATCGGGAAAAACTACG CTCATTAATGCCGCTTTGGCggatttaatgaaaaacaaagaTTTTGTTGCGAATACCTTGATTGTGCATCTTGATGGTAATCTTCATACTGATGACAGATTGGCCCTAAAATCAGCCACAGTACAAATGCAATTGGAAAATGCCACTGATGGAAAAGTATTTGGTTCATTTGCTGAAAATTTAGCCTTTCTATTGGCTTGTCTCAAGGCTGGCAATAGAAGGTCCAAAAGTGTTGTCTTTATCCTGGAGGAGTTTGATTTATTTTGTGCTCATCATAACCAGACGCTACTCTACAATCTGTTTGATGTTTCACAAAGTGCTCAGGCGCCCATTTGTGTTTTGGGTGTTACTTGTCGTCTGGATGTTATAGAATTGCTAGAGAAACGTGTTAAATCTCGCTTTTCCCATCGTCAAGTTTTTATATTTCCAAATTCAGAAAGTTTTGAGGGATATCTAAAACTCTTTGGTGATCTTTTAACCATACCCAGTGATAAAGAACTTAAAGAACATGCCGAAAGGGTAGAAActcttaagaaaataaattcccAAGAATTGACTTTTCATCGTAATCATTTCCAACCCGGCAAATATAAATTCAACAAGAAAATCTCTGATGCTtggaataaatatatacaaagttTACTCAAAAACAGCACAGTCAACAAGTCACTGCAGGCCATATTTGATTTTGATGTTAGTGAATCTTTACTAAAAACTTTCATCTTTCGTCTAGTGGCGCAAATACAGCCTCAAGCTAATATAGAAGCACAAATTACTCCAGAACAAATAGCTCAACTTACAGCCTCTTACGAATCCGATGATAAGGTAGAGCTTTTATGTGGCCTATCGGTTTTGGAATTATGCCTCATTATAGCCATTAAACATCATTCGGAAATCTATGACAGAGAtccttttaattttgaaattatcttCTCTAGATTTACGAAATTTGCCAAAGTTTCTTCAACAATGCAGGGTGTGGAGAGATCGGTAGTTTTAAAGGCTTTTGAACATTTACGCAATGTGGAGTTACTTTTGCCTTTGATGTCTACTAGTTGCAAAGTTCAGAAGGAATTTGAAATGCACAAGTTGGCCTTAACCTATACTCAAATAAATCAGGCCGTACAACGTTATCAGGCACTACCCACAGAAGTGCATCAGTGGTCACAGAgttctttaatataa